A single region of the Triticum dicoccoides isolate Atlit2015 ecotype Zavitan chromosome 2B, WEW_v2.0, whole genome shotgun sequence genome encodes:
- the LOC119368812 gene encoding lecithin-cholesterol acyltransferase-like 1, translating to MAIVSPSTDLLALLTFLICLLHCCDAGYDVGVYNPIILIPGISCPNLEARLTDAYVPSLPRCGALKGKGWFPLWNNTSDLVRHNYMSCFEEQMQLAYDSTLKDYRNLPGVETHVPDFGSAHGFTSKNLDSSRKGFCMTRVLEELELLGYRDEDTLFGAPYDPRHAPPLPGQPSQVFSDYFARFKVLVEHASEKNQDKPVILVAHSFGGMATLKFINWTPITWRKKFIKHLVLISPALSGGFMEALTNPASGPKPLVVPTIPRLGLRPMWRTFASALLFLPSSPVFGHMPLVITKNKNYSAYDYKDLLAAIGLNTEVVERVLSAKLRVDAPMVPTTYLNGVGVQTPEQAIYWDGNFDVAPKNVYGDGDGVMNLVGVLALVNDLRRQQQANIPFKFVKIVNATHSDIVVQEHSLKKIMYEILEANR from the exons ATGGCGATTGTCTCGCCATCTACTGATCTTCTAGCACTCCTCACCTTTCTCATCTGCCTCCTCCATTGTTGCGACGCGGGATATGATGTCGGGGTCTACAACCCAATAATCTTGATCCCAGGTATCAGTTGCCCCAACCTGGAGGCGCGCCTGACCGATGCCTACGTGCCGTCACTGCCCCGCTGCGGTGCGCTCAAGGGGAAGGGGTGGTTCCCGTTGTGGAACAACACATCTGACCTGGTCCGCCACAACTACATGTCGTGCTTCGAGGAGCAGATGCAACTCGCCTATGACTCCACCCTCAAAGACTACCGGAACCTACCCGGTGTCGAGACGCATGTGCCAGACTTCGGCTCCGCCCATGGATTCACCTCAAAGAACCTCGATTC GAGCCGTAAGGGATTTTGCATGACAAGGGTCCTCGAAGAGCTTGAGTTGCTTGGCTATCGTGATGAAGATACCCTTTTCGGAGCTCCCTATGACCCACGGCATGCTCCGCCACTGCCAGGCCAGCCATCTCAAGTGTTTTCGGACTACTTTGCCCGTTTCAAGGTTTTGGTGGAGCACGCAAGCGAGAAGAACCAGGACAAACCGGTCATCCTCGTCGCACACAGCTTTGGTGGCATGGCCACCCTCAAGTTCATTAACTGGACTCCCATAACATGGAGGAAGAAATTCATCAAGCACCTGGTCCTGATATCGCCTGCACTTTCGGGAGGCTTTATGGAGGCGCTCACGAACCCCGCCTCAGGACCGAAACCCCTTGTTGTCCCGACAATTCCGCGCTTGGGTTTGCGGCCGATGTGGAGAACCTTCGCGAGTGCCCTTTTATTCCTCCCATCTTCCCCGGTTTTTGGTCACATGCCGCTCGTGATCACCAAAAACAAGAACTACTCGGCGTATGACTACAAGGACTTGCTTGCGGCAATCGGTTTGAACACTGAGGTCGTGGAACGAGTGCTTTCGGCGAAGCTGAGAGTTGATGCACCGATGGTGCCAACAACATACCTCAACGGCGTCGGCGTGCAAACGCCTGAGCAGGCAATATATTGGGATGGTAACTTTGATGTGGCTCCCAAAAACGTATATGGCGATGGAGATGGGGTTATGAATTTGGTTGGCGTTCTTGCTCTCGTGAATGATTTGCGTAGACAACAACAGGCTAACATACCCTTTAAGTTCGTCAAGATTGTTAATGCTACACACTCTGACATTGTTGTTCAGGAGCATTCGCTCAAGAAGATCATGTATGAAATTCTAGAAGCAAATCGCTGA